A portion of the Mycobacterium paraseoulense genome contains these proteins:
- the rsmI gene encoding 16S rRNA (cytidine(1402)-2'-O)-methyltransferase, protein MTTGRLLLGATPLGQPSDASPRLIDALAHADVVAAEDTRRVRTLAKALDVAITGRVISLFDRVEAARVDPLITALEAGATVLVVSDAGMPLISDPGYRLVAACVEAGLPLTCLPGPSAVMTALAVSGLPAEKFCFEGFAPRKKAARRAWLDSLADERRTCVFFESPRRLAACLRDAVDQLGGARRAAVCRELTKVHEEVVRGSLDELAAWADDGVLGEITVVLAGATPRADLPSLVARVEELVAEGARVKDACGEVAGANPGVRSRQLYDAVLRSRR, encoded by the coding sequence ATGACCACTGGCCGCCTGTTGCTGGGCGCGACCCCCCTGGGCCAGCCGTCGGACGCCTCGCCCCGCCTGATCGACGCCCTCGCCCACGCCGACGTGGTGGCGGCCGAGGACACCCGGCGGGTACGGACGCTGGCGAAAGCGCTGGACGTGGCCATCACCGGCCGGGTGATCAGCCTGTTCGACCGCGTGGAGGCGGCCCGGGTCGACCCGCTGATCACCGCGCTGGAGGCCGGCGCGACGGTGCTGGTGGTCAGCGACGCCGGGATGCCCCTGATCAGCGACCCCGGCTACCGGCTGGTCGCGGCTTGCGTGGAGGCCGGCCTCCCGCTGACCTGTCTTCCCGGCCCGTCGGCGGTGATGACCGCGCTGGCGGTGTCCGGCCTGCCGGCGGAAAAGTTCTGCTTCGAGGGTTTCGCCCCGCGCAAGAAGGCGGCGCGGCGGGCCTGGCTGGATTCGCTGGCCGACGAGCGGCGCACCTGCGTGTTCTTCGAGTCGCCGCGCCGGTTGGCCGCCTGCCTGCGCGACGCCGTCGACCAGCTCGGCGGCGCCCGCCGCGCGGCGGTCTGCCGGGAACTGACCAAGGTGCACGAGGAGGTGGTGCGCGGGTCGCTGGACGAGCTGGCGGCGTGGGCGGACGACGGGGTGCTCGGCGAGATCACCGTCGTGCTGGCCGGCGCGACGCCGCGCGCGGACCTGCCGTCGCTGGTGGCGCGGGTCGAGGAGCTGGTCGCCGAGGGTGCGCGCGTCAAGGACGCCTGCGGCGAGGTGGCCGGCGCGAATCCGGGGGTGCGCTCGCGTCAGCTCTACGACGCGGTGCTGCGGTCGCGCCGCTAA
- a CDS encoding dolichyl-phosphate-mannose--protein mannosyltransferase, with protein sequence MSAPPREAPVAGQERVVPVVSPGPMVPVADFGPTDQIRGWVVTGVIAVLATITRFLNLGSPTDAGTPVFDEKHYAPQAWQALHNHGVEDNPGFGLVVHPPVGKQLIAVGEAIFGYNGVGWRFTGALLGVVLVVLVMRTVRRISRSTLVGAIAGVLVICDGVSFVTARTALLDGILTFFVVAAFGALIVDRDQVRRRMHVALLEGRAAETVWGPRLGVRWWRFLAGVLLGLACGTKWSGLYFVVFFGAMSLAFDVAARRQYQVPRPWAGVLRRDLIPTAYALVLIPGAVYLASYAPWFASETAIDRHEVGQSIGPRSVVPLPDAVRSLWHYTVKAFDFHKSLTNAAGNHHPWESKPWSWPMSLRPVLYAIDQQNVSGCGAQSCVKAEMLVGTPAMWWLAVPVLLYACWRAFVRRDWRYAVVLTGYCAGWLPWFADIDRQMYFFYAATMAPFLVMGIALICGDILYPPGHPRGLSSERRTLGLIAVSCYVALVVTNFAWLFPVLTGLPISQQTWDMEIWLPSWR encoded by the coding sequence ATGTCCGCCCCGCCCCGCGAAGCCCCGGTCGCCGGCCAGGAGCGCGTCGTGCCCGTCGTCAGCCCGGGACCGATGGTTCCGGTGGCCGACTTCGGGCCGACCGACCAGATTCGCGGCTGGGTCGTGACGGGCGTGATCGCGGTGCTGGCGACCATCACCCGATTCCTCAACCTGGGCTCGCCCACCGACGCCGGCACGCCGGTGTTCGACGAGAAGCATTACGCGCCCCAGGCCTGGCAGGCGCTGCACAACCACGGGGTGGAAGACAACCCCGGGTTCGGCCTGGTGGTCCATCCACCGGTCGGCAAACAGCTGATCGCGGTCGGCGAGGCGATCTTCGGCTACAACGGCGTCGGCTGGCGGTTCACCGGCGCGCTGCTGGGCGTCGTGCTCGTGGTGCTGGTGATGCGGACCGTCCGGCGGATCAGCCGCTCCACTCTGGTCGGCGCCATCGCCGGCGTGCTGGTGATCTGCGACGGCGTCAGCTTCGTCACCGCGCGGACCGCGCTGCTCGACGGCATCCTCACCTTCTTCGTGGTCGCGGCGTTCGGCGCGCTCATCGTCGACCGGGATCAGGTGCGCCGGCGCATGCACGTCGCGCTGCTCGAGGGGCGCGCCGCCGAGACGGTGTGGGGTCCGCGGCTGGGGGTGCGCTGGTGGCGCTTCCTGGCCGGCGTCCTGCTCGGATTGGCTTGCGGGACAAAGTGGTCCGGGCTGTATTTCGTGGTGTTCTTCGGCGCGATGTCGTTGGCCTTCGACGTCGCGGCCCGCCGCCAATACCAGGTGCCCCGGCCCTGGGCCGGGGTCTTGCGGCGTGACCTGATCCCCACCGCCTACGCGCTGGTGCTCATCCCGGGCGCGGTGTACCTGGCCAGTTACGCGCCGTGGTTCGCGTCCGAGACGGCGATCGATCGACACGAGGTCGGCCAGTCGATCGGCCCGCGTTCGGTGGTCCCGCTGCCCGACGCCGTTCGCTCGCTGTGGCACTACACCGTGAAGGCTTTCGACTTCCACAAGAGCCTGACGAACGCCGCCGGCAACCACCACCCCTGGGAATCCAAGCCGTGGAGCTGGCCGATGTCGTTGCGGCCGGTGCTCTACGCGATCGACCAGCAGAACGTGTCCGGGTGCGGCGCGCAGTCGTGCGTCAAGGCCGAGATGCTGGTGGGCACGCCGGCCATGTGGTGGCTGGCGGTGCCGGTGCTGCTCTACGCCTGCTGGCGCGCGTTCGTCCGTCGCGACTGGCGTTACGCGGTGGTGCTGACCGGTTACTGCGCGGGGTGGCTGCCCTGGTTCGCCGACATCGACCGGCAGATGTATTTCTTCTACGCGGCCACGATGGCGCCGTTCTTGGTGATGGGGATTGCCCTGATCTGTGGGGACATCCTGTACCCGCCGGGTCATCCCCGGGGCCTGAGTTCGGAACGACGCACGCTGGGGCTGATCGCCGTGAGTTGTTACGTCGCGTTGGTGGTGACCAACTTCGCCTGGCTTTTCCCGGTGCTCACCGGGCTGCCGATATCGCAGCAGACGTGGGACATGGAGATCTGGCTGCCCAGCTGGCGCTAG
- a CDS encoding DUF559 domain-containing protein yields the protein MAGAFIGSDAIAGGSLTRGQLRWRYWRIHRDVYIPKNARRSLRDNIRAAWLWSGRRATIAGRAAAALHGAKWVDDFAPIEIIGPFHHPPPGIIVRRESISAEDVVNLDGLPVTNPTRTAFDLGRHLPRSLAVTHLDALAAATGLTSADVAALIGRNKGARGVRQCRTALSLMDGGAQSPKESWLRLVLIDAGLPRPTTQIRVTDGRMVAYLDMGWEEPMVAMEYDGEQHRTDRGQYVKDIRRAEMVGSLGWTVIRVINEDRPTVIVQRAREALARRSSPRLP from the coding sequence GTGGCGGGGGCCTTTATCGGGAGCGATGCGATTGCGGGCGGTTCGCTGACGCGCGGCCAATTGCGTTGGCGCTACTGGCGAATCCATCGCGACGTGTACATACCGAAAAACGCACGCAGGTCGCTTCGCGACAATATCCGGGCGGCGTGGCTATGGTCGGGCCGGCGAGCAACCATCGCCGGACGGGCCGCCGCCGCGTTGCACGGAGCGAAATGGGTCGACGACTTTGCGCCCATCGAGATCATCGGGCCTTTCCACCATCCGCCACCCGGCATCATCGTCCGGCGCGAAAGCATCAGCGCGGAGGATGTCGTCAACCTCGACGGGCTACCGGTCACCAACCCGACGCGTACGGCGTTCGATCTGGGCCGCCATTTGCCGCGCAGTCTCGCCGTGACCCACCTTGATGCGCTGGCGGCCGCGACCGGCCTTACCTCGGCCGACGTGGCTGCGCTGATTGGCCGCAACAAGGGAGCCCGGGGCGTTCGCCAATGCCGAACCGCCCTGTCCCTGATGGACGGGGGTGCGCAGTCGCCAAAGGAAAGCTGGTTACGCCTCGTGTTGATCGACGCCGGTTTGCCGCGGCCGACCACGCAGATAAGAGTCACCGACGGGCGGATGGTGGCCTACCTGGATATGGGGTGGGAAGAGCCGATGGTGGCGATGGAGTATGACGGCGAACAGCACCGCACCGATCGCGGCCAATACGTGAAAGACATCCGCCGAGCCGAGATGGTGGGCAGCTTGGGCTGGACCGTGATCAGGGTCATCAACGAGGACCGCCCGACCGTGATCGTTCAGCGGGCCCGCGAGGCGCTGGCCCGCCGTTCGTCGCCGAGATTGCCGTGA
- the arcA gene encoding arginine deiminase, with amino-acid sequence MGVVELGTNSEVGALRVVILHRPGGELRRLNPRNMDQLLFDGLPWVARAQDEHDQFAALLRSRGVEVLLLSDLLAEALTHSGAARMQGVAAAVDARRLGVPLAQALSAYLRGLDAGRLAQVLMAGMTFNELPSDIRTDVSLVLRMHQGADFVIEPLPNLVFTRDSSIWIGPRVVIPTLALRARVREASLTDLIYAHHPRFTGVRRAYESRTAPVEGGDVLLLAPGVVAVGVGERTTPAGAEALARSLFDDDLAHKVLAVPIAQRRAQMHLDTVCTMVDTDTVVMYANVVDTLSAFTIERTPDGVAISDETPFLEAAAKAMEIDQLRVIDTGLDPVVAEREQWDDGNNTLALAPGVVVAYERNAQTNARLQDAGIEVLTIAGSELGTGRGGPRCMSCPVARDPLR; translated from the coding sequence GTGGGCGTGGTTGAGCTGGGGACCAATTCCGAGGTGGGGGCGCTGCGGGTCGTGATCCTGCACCGGCCCGGTGGCGAGCTGCGGCGCCTGAACCCGCGCAACATGGACCAGTTGCTCTTCGACGGGCTGCCCTGGGTCGCACGCGCGCAAGACGAACACGACCAATTCGCCGCGTTGCTGCGTTCGCGCGGTGTCGAGGTGCTGCTGCTGTCGGACCTGCTGGCCGAGGCGCTCACCCACAGCGGGGCCGCGCGCATGCAGGGCGTCGCGGCCGCCGTCGACGCGCGCCGATTGGGAGTGCCGTTGGCGCAAGCACTTTCGGCCTACCTGCGCGGTCTGGACGCGGGCAGGCTGGCGCAGGTGCTGATGGCCGGCATGACGTTCAACGAATTGCCGTCGGACATCCGGACCGACGTCTCGCTGGTGCTGCGCATGCACCAGGGGGCGGACTTCGTCATCGAGCCCCTGCCCAACCTGGTGTTCACCCGTGATTCGTCGATATGGATCGGCCCGCGGGTGGTAATCCCCACGCTGGCGCTGCGGGCCCGGGTGCGTGAGGCGTCGCTGACCGATCTGATCTACGCCCATCACCCGCGGTTCACCGGGGTGCGGCGCGCCTACGAGTCGCGCACGGCTCCGGTCGAGGGCGGAGACGTGCTGCTGCTCGCCCCCGGTGTCGTCGCGGTCGGGGTGGGCGAGCGCACCACACCGGCGGGCGCGGAAGCGTTGGCCCGCAGCCTTTTCGACGACGACCTCGCGCACAAGGTGCTCGCGGTGCCGATCGCGCAGCGGCGCGCGCAGATGCACCTGGACACGGTGTGCACGATGGTCGACACCGACACCGTGGTGATGTACGCCAACGTCGTCGACACGCTCTCGGCTTTCACGATCGAGCGGACACCGGACGGTGTGGCCATCAGCGACGAGACACCATTCTTGGAGGCCGCCGCCAAGGCGATGGAGATCGACCAGCTGCGTGTCATCGATACGGGACTGGACCCCGTCGTCGCCGAACGGGAGCAGTGGGACGACGGCAACAACACCCTGGCGTTGGCGCCCGGTGTCGTGGTCGCCTACGAGCGCAACGCGCAGACCAACGCGCGGCTGCAGGACGCCGGCATCGAGGTGCTGACCATCGCCGGGTCCGAACTGGGCACCGGCCGCGGCGGCCCGCGCTGCATGTCGTGTCCCGTCGCCCGCGACCCGCTGCGTTAG
- a CDS encoding alpha-ketoglutarate-dependent dioxygenase AlkB, whose amino-acid sequence MEIAVQGSLFELTERRELGDGAFIEIRAGWLTDADDLLDGLLSAVPWREERRQMYDRVVDVPRLVSFHDLTVEEPPHPALARLRRRLNDIYAGELGEPFTTVGLCCYRDGSDSVAWHGDTIGRSSSEDTMVAIISLGATRTFAMRRRARPSQGPSLRLPQAHGDLLVMGGSCQRTWEHAVPKTAAPVGPRVSIQFRPRGVR is encoded by the coding sequence GTGGAGATCGCGGTACAGGGCTCCCTGTTCGAACTCACCGAGCGCAGAGAACTCGGTGACGGCGCCTTCATCGAGATCCGCGCGGGCTGGCTCACCGATGCCGACGACCTGCTCGACGGGCTGCTGTCGGCCGTGCCGTGGCGGGAGGAACGCCGTCAGATGTACGACCGGGTGGTCGACGTGCCGCGCCTGGTCAGCTTTCACGACCTGACGGTCGAAGAGCCGCCGCATCCGGCGCTGGCCCGGCTGCGGCGCCGGCTCAACGACATCTACGCGGGCGAGCTCGGCGAACCCTTCACCACGGTCGGGTTGTGCTGCTACCGCGACGGATCGGACAGCGTCGCCTGGCACGGGGACACCATCGGGCGCAGCAGCTCCGAGGACACCATGGTGGCGATCATCAGCCTGGGCGCCACCCGTACGTTCGCCATGCGGCGGCGCGCACGTCCTTCTCAAGGCCCGTCGTTGCGGCTGCCGCAGGCGCACGGGGATCTGCTGGTGATGGGCGGGTCGTGCCAGCGCACCTGGGAGCACGCCGTGCCCAAGACGGCGGCCCCGGTGGGCCCGCGCGTCAGCATCCAGTTCCGGCCGCGCGGCGTGCGCTAG
- a CDS encoding DUF5642 family protein, with protein MFKVAFAVAAVGVLAACSSGPASSAKVDIKKVSEVKSSFGPDFKVNDIGERGIDPKVLSGRKLPEGLTFDPANCAKAATGPEMPPDLQGNMAAVSAEGKGNRFVVIAVETSKALPFNDPGKDCAKVAFTGPQLRGGIEVVDAPQIDGTRTLGVHRVLQALGPGGPRTGELYDYSAQFGDYQVIVTANPLVIPGQPVAPVDTERARDLLVSAVKSVRS; from the coding sequence ATGTTCAAGGTGGCGTTCGCGGTGGCGGCGGTGGGGGTGCTGGCCGCATGCTCGTCAGGGCCGGCCAGCTCGGCGAAGGTGGACATCAAGAAGGTCTCCGAGGTGAAGTCGAGCTTCGGGCCCGACTTCAAGGTCAACGACATCGGTGAGCGGGGAATCGATCCCAAGGTGCTGTCGGGCCGCAAGCTTCCCGAGGGGCTGACGTTCGACCCCGCCAATTGTGCGAAAGCGGCGACCGGGCCAGAAATGCCACCGGACCTGCAGGGCAACATGGCGGCGGTCTCGGCCGAGGGCAAGGGCAACCGATTCGTGGTCATCGCCGTGGAGACCTCAAAAGCCTTGCCGTTCAACGACCCCGGTAAGGACTGCGCCAAGGTGGCGTTCACCGGCCCGCAGTTGCGGGGCGGCATCGAGGTCGTCGACGCGCCGCAGATCGACGGAACCCGCACGCTGGGGGTGCATCGCGTCCTGCAGGCACTGGGTCCGGGCGGACCCCGCACCGGCGAGCTCTACGACTATTCGGCCCAATTCGGCGATTACCAGGTGATCGTCACCGCCAACCCGCTGGTGATTCCGGGGCAGCCGGTCGCGCCGGTCGATACGGAACGCGCCCGCGACCTGCTCGTCAGCGCGGTGAAGTCGGTCCGCAGCTAG
- a CDS encoding DUF5642 family protein — protein MRPFRFGRVTTPALAVLVAACAHPSAPAPPPTATTAPPPAAVNPANIKRVVRELPPGYEATTVIPSGASPQVIWSLGPDASENTARPPQCGALADPGNGRDQSAQGVAGSGSGGIVDAVVVALPGPVDRPDDVVAACGRWTMTAGRATASVHLIDAPRIDGVPTLGMVADVKSSVESGTEIDSRTYTFIAYLGNFYAFTTLTTDPGSVVPALPPQFAADLLVKTVSTLRS, from the coding sequence ATGCGGCCGTTTCGGTTTGGCCGGGTGACGACTCCGGCGCTCGCGGTGCTGGTGGCCGCGTGCGCTCACCCATCGGCGCCCGCACCGCCGCCGACCGCCACGACGGCGCCACCACCCGCGGCGGTCAACCCGGCCAACATCAAGAGGGTGGTCCGCGAACTGCCGCCCGGTTACGAGGCGACCACGGTCATCCCCAGCGGAGCTTCCCCGCAAGTGATCTGGAGCCTCGGGCCCGACGCGTCGGAAAACACGGCGAGGCCGCCGCAATGCGGGGCGCTCGCCGACCCCGGCAATGGGCGTGACCAGTCGGCGCAGGGCGTGGCCGGGTCGGGCAGCGGCGGCATCGTCGACGCGGTGGTGGTGGCTTTGCCGGGCCCGGTGGACCGGCCCGACGACGTCGTCGCCGCATGCGGCCGGTGGACCATGACCGCCGGACGCGCCACCGCAAGCGTGCACCTCATCGACGCCCCGCGTATCGATGGAGTCCCAACCCTCGGGATGGTGGCCGACGTCAAGTCGTCGGTCGAGTCCGGTACCGAGATAGATTCGCGCACATACACGTTCATCGCGTACCTGGGCAACTTCTACGCGTTCACCACGCTGACCACCGATCCGGGTTCGGTGGTGCCCGCACTGCCACCGCAATTCGCTGCCGACCTGCTCGTCAAAACGGTGTCCACGTTGCGCAGCTGA